In the genome of Mastomys coucha isolate ucsf_1 unplaced genomic scaffold, UCSF_Mcou_1 pScaffold21, whole genome shotgun sequence, the window TTCTTCTAACCTCAGCTGGAGTTAAAATTGACATTTACTGTGTTGTATTAAAGGGAGGTCAAGTTCCTGGAATCCATACAGGACATATTCAGGCACAAATTCCTTATccaaaggagatttattaccatgctaggcaagtgggactgggggtggggttgcAAAGGCAGTCTCAGCAGTAAACagaagcaagagaacaaagaatCAAAGAGATGCAAAATTGGGCATTCTTTCACAGAAGTGAGTTTTAAAGGCAAGGGGAGAGTCTGTGCTAAGGTGGCTTGGCAAGTCAAGGTTGGACATACTAACCAAATAATGAAATGTAATTATTGGACCCTGGTGTTTTGTCTCAGTGGCctaataagggaatagacctcaGGGGGTTAGAAAATTTAGGAAATTAACAGTTGtcaggaagggggaggaaaaggagtaaAAGGGCAAGAAACCTGTATGCAATGTTTGCCATGCTTAGTTAGGCCTGTGTTTGCCTTGTTTGGGACTGTTCGAGCCCCTTCATtacataaaagtttttaaaataattatcattGTGTTAAATCTTTATTCTCACTTTAGCAACAATATATATGTTTTTGGCTTTGGTTTATGAtagaaagtacatttttttctctttccctaatAAAGTACTTGATCATACTTTAAAATTTGAGCTCATGATAGTTACACTTCAACAACCGCTAAGAGTTATGTCAAAATGCCATTGAGAGGAAGCTCACTGTTGGTCCAGTGACTCCATAGTTGGAATAATCATTCAAGATTTAGCCCTGAATCATTTTGACCTAATGCTGTCTCTAGGTTGTTACTATCAGAACTTAATTGAATCAAAGGACACTCAACTATGTCCACTGGAAAATTACTCACTTGGTAGCTGGGAAAATATATGTCAGATATTAGGATTTTCTATGCTGTATTAAATGATTATTCAAATATTAGGGAAAGCATTTTAGATGGGTTTTCCATATATTCTACTATCATGTGTATGAagtatgagagaaagaaaagaaggatattgcaaaatataagaaaaataataacaaaacgaATAGCCTTTATATTATTCAATTATTAAAAATCTAATGATAGCCAAAACACTGTAAAATTTCCAAATATGCATATGGAATGATTTCCTAACTGATCCTGAGGATAACTGTATTATGGGCCTGTTTAGCAGAGTGAGAGCAACTGTCTATCCCAAGCAAAGTATTTTAATGGCCTACTAAATTTATTAAAGTTAATAAAGTATATGaatcaattttattattaattaaataaatctaaatgctGATGGACATTCAAATGTCCCCTATCTTATTGACATTTGCCATGCTTCCACCAGAGGAACTTCTATGATTAtattcttcttcctccaagtATAACATTTCATCCTGCTCTCACATCTCAGAATATGCTGCCATCTTTGATGTCTTGGAtggataattttaaatttaaaagaacattgtTGTTTGTAACTTTATATtaaggtttaaaaataatttaaaagtaaacatttttacCTTATGTTAACTAAGATTGTTTTTGATTTCAAAAAGCTGGTAGCATCTGTTAGGATTCCACATGACTTCAAGTTTTGCGTAGGTTATGTGTCTCTTTCAAAGTAACTaacaaaaatatatgcatgtCACACACTGAATCTCACATAATCATATAATCACAGTGTAGTAAATcaagatatttttattgtaataaaaatattgccCTCTTCTTGGAAGACAAAAATATCTCCTTCTATTCTCCCCAAATTATTCCATGAAATAAAAGCATGTTCATGAGAAGCAAATAGATGAAAGACCAGAGAAGTATGGCATCTGTTTTTCCTTAGACTGTATATGGCTATTTGAGCAAGTTTCCccaaactttaaatattttacacacTGCAGATCTTATCTGTTTCGTTTTTAGGCTATAAACCAAGGGGTTTAGAACAGGagtcaagaagagaaaaagattgGCCATGGTGACATGGAGAAGAGGGGATGCAAATGTACCAAACCTGTGAATTAGGGCCAGAACAATGAGTGGgacataaaatataaagacagTGAATATGTGGGAAACACAGGTATTGAGTGCCTTGAGCTTACCATCTCCTGAGGCAATACCCAGCACTGTTTTCAAAATCAAGATGTAAGAGATTACAATAAATACAGAATCAACTCCAAATGAACAGAGAACTAGAGACAATCCATAGATGATATTGACCCTGACAGGACCACAGGCCAGCTTCATGATGTCAGGATGGTAGCAGTAACAATGGGACAGGATGACACCCTTACAGAAGGGCAACCGCTTGAGCAGGATTGGCAAGGGGACCATTAACATCACACCCCTAACAACAGCTGCAAGTCCCATCTTGATAATCCTAGTGGGGGTTAAAACTACTGTATAGTGTAATGGATTACGAATAGCAACAAACCGGTCAAAAGCCATGGCCAGTAGGATGGCTGACTCCATGGAAGAAAAGGTATGGATAAAGAACATCTGTGTCAAGCAAGAGTGGAACTCAATATCTCTGTGATTCAGGAGGAAGACATTCAGTACTGTAGGCAGAGTTGATACAGAGAGACCAACATCTGTAGCTGCCAACATAGATAGGAATATGTATTGAGGCTCATGAAGACTGGAGGTGGTTTTGATAACAAAGAGGATGGTGCAGTTTCCTAGGAGGGCAATTAGGTACATGACACATAGTGGGATGCAGAACCATATCTGCACATCTTCTAGTCCAGGGATGCCTGTTAGAAGAAGGGCAGGTGGCTGGAACCAGCTACTGTTTGTAATCTCCATAAATCCTCTCATCCAGCTGATAACAACTTCCAAAGTTTTCTGTTGTAAGATAAAAACAATAGATTAGAAGACATGAGAGAAGGTTATAGTGGTCCCAGAGGTCCACATTAAATCTGACATGTTTATATGAAAGAGTCAGCtttttcaacttatctgaataaCTATGTGCAGATTAGACAATGAAGGACTGCTGTTAAATGTAGGAAATGCTAGAATTCCTTTGACTTCCGTAGCACTCTCGGTATAATAACACTGATTAAGtgtaaataaaaagtaaggaCATTATCTGTGTGTCTCAATTGTGAAAACAAAGTATACTCAAAATCTCACTTTTGATATTATttaactatgtagcagaggattaccttatctggcatcaatgggaggggaagccgtTGGCCCTGTGGAGACTTGTTGGCCAGCACAGAGAGATGCaagagaggtgaggcaggagtgggtgggtgagtggggaaaCACACTCTTAGAGGCACAGTAGAAGGGGCATGGAATGGGAGTTTATGAAGGACATACCAGGAatgggggaaacatttgaaatgtaaaaaaataaaataactaattaataaataaaattttaaaaatagcgcCACATTTGCACTAAACTTTTCAGAACTCACAAAGCAGTCCTTGTATTTTCCCACATATCAGCAACATACATGTCTTCAGTTAAGACTCTAGTAACATGAACATTTTCCTAATATTCCTTCTGcagaaataaaatacatggtCATATAACTGTTATAATACCATGTGATCTGACAAACTTCATTTGGTGACTTGTTCTTCCAATGAACTTCTATgatttggtattttcttttagaatgaAAGGCTTACTCTTTCAAAAGACCATGTTGATCAAATTATAAGGAAGAGATGAGATAAGTAAAGCAGCAATTGTTCATTTTCTCAGCTGTGCTAGAACATGACTGGACACCGCCAAATAGTTTTTCATAATAAACAGAAACATCTGCTTGATAAAAGTATCAATCAGTGAAAAACAAATGCCAatactttaataaatatttcagataaCCATCATTGAAGGGAGAAGTGTTATTTTTACCTTTATCTTTATAGAAGTAGGAACAAGTATCATCTTTTATTAGGTGGATACATTTAAATTCAATGTGTTGAAAGTCTCCACCTTCTATacagcagaaacagaaaatagtGGTGTAACTACAATTGCATAtgaagataggaaagaaagagaaaaactcaagTAAACTATCTAAAAAATGCCTAGAATCCAAATATGATGTCTTATGTAGAGTAAATGTTAATATGACCAAATATAAAAATCATCTGATGAtcaattaaatagaaataaatatttttttctcaggaAAAAGGACATAGGAAAGAGACCAATGGTAACTGGGGAGATGACTTGGACAGTAAAGTGCTTCCTGTGCAAGTATAAGACTCTCAGGTAGAGCCCCTAGGATCCTATCTAAAGGAGCTGGATATGCAGAATATATCTATAAACCAGACACTGGGAGCGGAAGCAGActggcagatccctggagctcattgactAAACACTGTGATTCAGAGTTCCAGATTCAGTAGGAATAAGGAGGGAGACTGAATAAAAACTCAGCATCAATTTGTCTCCAAAAGCAGTCACACATACACCAACATGTACGCACATAGACAttcaatacacacatgcaccatatacacacacacacacacacacacacacacactcacacacacacacacccacacacacacacacatatacatgggagtgcaaaaaagagagagagagagacagcaacagcaacagagaagtagaaaagatcatacacacacaaagattggGGCAAGAAACTTCATTTTCCCTTAGGAAAATCAGAATCCTGTATCATTTtagaaatatgtaaaagaaaaaaatcacagatgttATTTTTAGGAgtgtgaatatgtttttgaaaaGAGCTTCCACAGTGAATCATGC includes:
- the LOC116100713 gene encoding olfactory receptor 51G2-like, which gives rise to MEITNSSWFQPPALLLTGIPGLEDVQIWFCIPLCVMYLIALLGNCTILFVIKTTSSLHEPQYIFLSMLAATDVGLSVSTLPTVLNVFLLNHRDIEFHSCLTQMFFIHTFSSMESAILLAMAFDRFVAIRNPLHYTVVLTPTRIIKMGLAAVVRGVMLMVPLPILLKRLPFCKGVILSHCYCYHPDIMKLACGPVRVNIIYGLSLVLCSFGVDSVFIVISYILILKTVLGIASGDGKLKALNTCVSHIFTVFIFYVPLIVLALIHRFGTFASPLLHVTMANLFLFLTPVLNPLVYSLKTKQIRSAVCKIFKVWGNLLK